The Oxyura jamaicensis isolate SHBP4307 breed ruddy duck chromosome Z, BPBGC_Ojam_1.0, whole genome shotgun sequence genome window below encodes:
- the FOXB2 gene encoding forkhead box protein B2 isoform X2, whose translation MPRPGKSSYSDQKPPYSYISLTAMAIQHSAEKMLPLSDIYKFIMERFPYYREHTQRWQNSLRHNLSFNDCFIKIPRRPDQPGKGSFWALHPDCGDMFENGSFLRRRKRFKVLRPEHHLPAPPGKVPGLAGSEAAVAAAAAAAAVGRLPQFSPYGSGQPSGFKHPFAIENIIGRDYKGVLQAGGLPLASVMHHLGYPVPSQLSSVVSSMWPHVGVMDPVAGVPVSPEYGPFGVPVKALCHPPAQTMPAVPVPIKPAPAVPAASAIPALTVAASQICPAASPASAALLEQAASGAPEGKGSLHSVLVHS comes from the exons ATGCCCAGGCCGGGGAAGAGCTCGTACAGCGACCAGAAGCCGCCCTACTCCTACATCTCCCTGACGGCCATGGCCATCCAGCACTCGGCCGAGAAGATGCTGCCCCTGAGCGACATTTACAAGTTCATCATGGAGCGCTTCCCCTACTACCGCGAGCACACGCAGCGCTGGCAGAACTCCCTCCGACACAACCTCTCCTTCAACGACTGCTTCATCAAGATCCCCCGCCGCCCCGACCAGCCGGGCAAGGGCAGCTTCTGGGCGCTGCACCCCGACTGCGGGGACATGTTCGAGAACGGCAGCTTCCTGCGGCGCCGCAAGCGCTTCAAGGTCCTGCGGCCCGAGCATCACctgcccg ctcccccgggCAAGGTACCGGGGCTGGCGGGCTCCGAGGCGGCcgtggccgccgccgccgccgccgccgccgtggGGAGGCTGCCGCAGTTCTCGCCCTACGGCAGCGGGCAGCCGTCGGGCTTCAAGCACCCCTTCGCCATCGAGAACATCATCGGCAGAGATTACAAGGGCGTGCTGCAGGCCGGCGGGCTGCCGCTGGCCTCGGTGATGCACCACCTGGGCTACCCGGTGCCCAGCCAGCTCAGCAGCGTGGTCAGCTCCATGTGGCCCCACGTCGGGGTGATGGACCCGGTGGCCGGCGTGCCCGTGTCTCCCGAATACGGACCCTTCGGGGTGCCCGTGAAGGCGCTCTGCCACCCGCCGGCGCAGACCATGCCCGCCGTCCCGGTGCCCATCAAGCCGGCTCCAGCCGTGCCCGCCGCCTCGGCCATCCCCGCCCTGACGGTCGCCGCCTCGCAGATCTGCCCCGCCGCTTCCCCGGCCTCCGCTGCGCTCCTGGAGCAGGCGGCGAGCGGCGCCCCCGAGGGCAAGGGCTCCCTCCACTCCGTCCTGGTGCACTCCTAa
- the FOXB2 gene encoding forkhead box protein B2 isoform X1 — translation MPRPGKSSYSDQKPPYSYISLTAMAIQHSAEKMLPLSDIYKFIMERFPYYREHTQRWQNSLRHNLSFNDCFIKIPRRPDQPGKGSFWALHPDCGDMFENGSFLRRRKRFKVLRPEHHLPGGGGGGGPGGGAGGGGPGQPPPPAPHMVHYFHPHPPPPPPPPPGKVPGLAGSEAAVAAAAAAAAVGRLPQFSPYGSGQPSGFKHPFAIENIIGRDYKGVLQAGGLPLASVMHHLGYPVPSQLSSVVSSMWPHVGVMDPVAGVPVSPEYGPFGVPVKALCHPPAQTMPAVPVPIKPAPAVPAASAIPALTVAASQICPAASPASAALLEQAASGAPEGKGSLHSVLVHS, via the coding sequence ATGCCCAGGCCGGGGAAGAGCTCGTACAGCGACCAGAAGCCGCCCTACTCCTACATCTCCCTGACGGCCATGGCCATCCAGCACTCGGCCGAGAAGATGCTGCCCCTGAGCGACATTTACAAGTTCATCATGGAGCGCTTCCCCTACTACCGCGAGCACACGCAGCGCTGGCAGAACTCCCTCCGACACAACCTCTCCTTCAACGACTGCTTCATCAAGATCCCCCGCCGCCCCGACCAGCCGGGCAAGGGCAGCTTCTGGGCGCTGCACCCCGACTGCGGGGACATGTTCGAGAACGGCAGCTTCCTGCGGCGCCGCAAGCGCTTCAAGGTCCTGCGGCCCGAGCATCACctgcccggcggcggcggcggcggcgggccgggcggcggggcgggaggcgggGGTCCcggccagccccccccccccgccccgcacaTGGTGCACTACTTCCACCCAcacccgccgccgccgccgccgcctcccccgggCAAGGTACCGGGGCTGGCGGGCTCCGAGGCGGCcgtggccgccgccgccgccgccgccgccgtggGGAGGCTGCCGCAGTTCTCGCCCTACGGCAGCGGGCAGCCGTCGGGCTTCAAGCACCCCTTCGCCATCGAGAACATCATCGGCAGAGATTACAAGGGCGTGCTGCAGGCCGGCGGGCTGCCGCTGGCCTCGGTGATGCACCACCTGGGCTACCCGGTGCCCAGCCAGCTCAGCAGCGTGGTCAGCTCCATGTGGCCCCACGTCGGGGTGATGGACCCGGTGGCCGGCGTGCCCGTGTCTCCCGAATACGGACCCTTCGGGGTGCCCGTGAAGGCGCTCTGCCACCCGCCGGCGCAGACCATGCCCGCCGTCCCGGTGCCCATCAAGCCGGCTCCAGCCGTGCCCGCCGCCTCGGCCATCCCCGCCCTGACGGTCGCCGCCTCGCAGATCTGCCCCGCCGCTTCCCCGGCCTCCGCTGCGCTCCTGGAGCAGGCGGCGAGCGGCGCCCCCGAGGGCAAGGGCTCCCTCCACTCCGTCCTGGTGCACTCCTAa